The Aequorivita sublithincola DSM 14238 genome window below encodes:
- a CDS encoding Na(+)-translocating NADH-quinone reductase subunit A has product MSKDIKIKKGLTIKLQGEAEKTLSSAPRSRTFAIRPSDFHLITPKMVVREGGKVQAGDTIFYSKSDELLKFVSPVSGTLTTIERGAKRVIKEIIIEADPQDTFKDFGILSPDSSSAEAIKARLLESGCWPFIMQRPYAVIAYTDQEPRDIFISAFSSAPLANDYDFSLHGKEKELQAAITALSKLTKGQVHVGVGKSGSSPFKGLRDISLHTISGPHPAGNVGTQINKIAPVNKNEIVWTIAPQDLVIIGELLLTGKFNPERIIALSGSEIKTPKYYKTRIGAEASTFLYDSGLKDENVRVISGDVLTGKKISPKGHLGYYNNTVTVIPEGDDYELFGWNKPVFNKISTSRALTFSWLTPNKKYDLDTNTNGEHRNFVVTGSYEEVFPLDIYPMQILKACMVQDLDQMEALGMYEVAPEDFSLTEFICVSKQPHQQIIRNGLDLMYKEIG; this is encoded by the coding sequence ATGTCCAAAGACATTAAAATTAAAAAAGGTCTTACCATTAAATTACAGGGTGAAGCCGAGAAAACGCTATCTAGCGCTCCTCGATCCAGAACCTTCGCAATTAGACCTTCCGACTTTCATCTTATTACCCCAAAAATGGTGGTTCGGGAAGGTGGAAAAGTTCAAGCTGGTGATACCATTTTCTACTCGAAAAGTGACGAACTGCTAAAGTTTGTTTCACCTGTTAGCGGCACACTTACCACAATTGAACGTGGCGCAAAACGTGTAATCAAAGAAATTATCATTGAAGCAGATCCACAAGACACCTTTAAGGATTTTGGCATTTTAAGCCCAGATTCTTCAAGTGCTGAGGCTATAAAAGCTCGCTTATTGGAGTCTGGATGCTGGCCGTTCATTATGCAACGCCCTTATGCGGTGATTGCTTATACGGATCAAGAGCCAAGAGATATTTTTATTTCTGCTTTTAGCAGTGCGCCATTGGCAAACGATTATGATTTTTCGCTTCACGGAAAAGAAAAAGAACTACAAGCTGCTATAACCGCACTTAGCAAACTTACCAAAGGGCAGGTTCACGTTGGGGTTGGCAAAAGCGGAAGTTCACCTTTTAAAGGTTTAAGAGATATTTCGCTTCACACTATTTCTGGACCACACCCGGCTGGAAATGTGGGGACACAGATAAACAAAATAGCACCTGTAAATAAAAACGAGATTGTTTGGACCATTGCGCCACAGGATCTTGTTATTATTGGTGAATTGCTACTAACAGGAAAATTTAATCCAGAACGCATTATCGCACTTTCTGGTTCTGAAATAAAAACTCCAAAATATTATAAAACTAGAATCGGGGCAGAGGCTTCAACGTTTTTGTATGATTCTGGTCTTAAAGACGAAAACGTTCGCGTGATTAGTGGCGATGTGCTTACAGGGAAAAAGATTTCTCCAAAAGGACATTTGGGTTATTATAACAACACAGTGACCGTGATTCCTGAGGGTGATGATTATGAATTATTTGGCTGGAACAAGCCAGTTTTCAATAAAATTTCAACTTCAAGAGCACTTACATTTTCGTGGTTAACGCCAAACAAAAAATACGATTTGGACACCAATACCAATGGTGAACACCGTAATTTTGTGGTAACGGGTAGCTATGAAGAAGTATTTCCGCTAGATATATATCCAATGCAAATTCTAAAAGCGTGTATGGTCCAAGACTTGGATCAAATGGAAGCTTTGGGAATGTATGAAGTGGCTCCAGAAGATTTTTCGCTTACCGAATTTATTTGCGTGAGCAAGCAGCCACACCAACAAATTATCAGGAACGGTCTTGATTTAATGTATAAAGAAATAGGATAG
- a CDS encoding tetratricopeptide repeat protein, giving the protein MLRDYYNPLVDSLLDANPKVAIAYIDSVLIRYPYEYQMALKKGVGYYRIDSIEKAIFFFEKAMEMRDEEYPQALQYKAWALSDLKKYDEAIIQFEKASKLSNGYENELYIAETYELKENTKEAIKYYKLFLSNLESLNSNLQYWEKIRDVKKKIAALELLKK; this is encoded by the coding sequence ATGCTTCGCGATTATTACAACCCACTTGTGGATAGTCTTCTTGACGCAAACCCAAAAGTTGCAATAGCCTATATAGACAGTGTTTTAATTAGATATCCATACGAATATCAAATGGCTCTAAAAAAAGGTGTGGGATATTATAGAATTGATTCTATAGAAAAAGCTATCTTCTTTTTTGAGAAAGCAATGGAAATGCGCGATGAAGAATATCCACAGGCACTTCAATATAAAGCTTGGGCATTGTCTGATCTTAAAAAATATGACGAGGCAATTATTCAATTTGAAAAAGCTTCAAAACTATCAAACGGTTACGAAAACGAACTGTATATCGCAGAAACCTATGAGTTAAAAGAAAACACCAAAGAAGCTATCAAATACTACAAACTCTTCCTTTCAAATCTTGAATCCTTAAATTCAAACCTTCAATATTGGGAGAAAATTAGAGACGTTAAAAAGAAAATCGCTGCATTAGAACTACTGAAAAAATAA
- a CDS encoding DUF5103 domain-containing protein produces the protein MLKTLSATLLLLLTSFPIFSQIVEKIEPSYISTIQFRGATDQSQLPIINLGNRVQLSFDALNGEEEDYYYTITHYNFDWSPSDLSKSEYLDGFDEVRIQNYQNSLNTLQIFSHYELTIPNRDTRAIEKSGNYLLSIFNSDNELVFTRKFLVVENIASVAVEIKRARNLKVINEKQVVQFSINSPNLLLINPKQTVKTLVLQNSNLKAAITDLVPQYTMGNELIYKYDTEAYFGGGNEFLAFDNKDERSATNGVRYIELTDVYENFLYTNIPRYDRPYTYNPDINGNFVVRNVDAQNQDIEAEYVRMHFNLQYYNDLGDKELHIYGNFNNWTIDGSTYMKYDEKSDTFRNSRLFKQGYYNYKYVVVNRDGSIDEGAVGGDFWQTENDYTVVVYFRDLGARYDRIIGIGGANSTNITNN, from the coding sequence ATGTTAAAAACACTTTCTGCAACCCTTCTTTTATTGCTAACCTCCTTCCCTATCTTCTCCCAAATCGTGGAAAAAATAGAACCTTCATATATAAGCACCATACAATTTCGTGGCGCTACAGACCAAAGCCAATTGCCTATTATCAATTTAGGCAACCGTGTTCAGCTATCTTTTGATGCGCTCAATGGCGAAGAAGAAGATTACTATTACACCATAACCCACTACAATTTTGATTGGTCACCAAGTGATCTTTCCAAAAGTGAATACTTGGATGGTTTTGATGAAGTTCGGATTCAGAACTACCAAAACTCCTTGAATACACTCCAAATTTTTTCGCATTATGAGCTTACTATCCCAAACCGTGACACTCGCGCAATAGAAAAAAGCGGTAACTACCTGCTCAGTATCTTTAATAGCGATAATGAACTTGTATTTACCAGAAAATTTTTGGTTGTTGAAAACATTGCCAGCGTTGCTGTAGAAATAAAACGAGCCCGAAACTTGAAAGTGATTAATGAAAAGCAAGTGGTTCAGTTTAGCATAAATTCGCCAAACTTATTGTTAATAAACCCAAAGCAAACGGTGAAAACTCTCGTGCTCCAAAATAGCAACCTAAAAGCTGCAATCACAGATTTGGTTCCGCAATATACAATGGGCAACGAGCTGATCTACAAATACGATACTGAAGCCTATTTTGGTGGTGGTAATGAATTTCTTGCTTTTGACAATAAAGACGAACGTTCTGCCACCAACGGCGTTCGCTACATTGAACTTACGGATGTTTATGAAAACTTTCTCTACACAAACATTCCGAGGTATGACAGACCTTATACATACAACCCAGACATAAACGGAAATTTTGTGGTTCGTAATGTTGATGCCCAAAATCAAGACATTGAAGCGGAATATGTGCGCATGCACTTTAATCTACAATATTATAACGATTTAGGCGATAAGGAACTTCACATTTATGGCAATTTCAACAATTGGACCATAGATGGGAGCACTTATATGAAATACGACGAAAAAAGTGATACTTTCCGAAACTCCCGTCTTTTTAAACAAGGATATTACAACTATAAATATGTAGTAGTAAACCGTGATGGAAGCATAGACGAAGGCGCAGTAGGCGGTGATTTTTGGCAAACGGAAAACGATTATACAGTAGTGGTTTATTTTCGTGATTTAGGCGCTAGATACGATCGTATTATAGGCATAGGCGGCGCGAACTCTACGAATATCACCAATAATTAA